In the genome of Lactuca sativa cultivar Salinas chromosome 3, Lsat_Salinas_v11, whole genome shotgun sequence, the window tGTAATGAAGCCAGGAAGCTTATGTAGTTATGATTTCCCCGATATGCGCATTGATGCTTTTTTGATAGTtttatggtctattttcagtatggtggtattACGAGGCAGGCCAAGGAGCAGTTTCGATGCTGAGAGGGTTCGGGCTCAGGATCTAGAGACGGGTAGCTTGATGACTAGAcgagggagttcatctcgtctGAGATTACGCATAGTATGCTTTAACtaactcatgtgatctttggcatggtcaaggagggtattctagAGATTCTTGATGAGAAATTGAGCGCCTTTCGTGCTGAGATTGTGGCTTTGATCGGGACACGCACTCTGACCTTCAGGGACTTTCGAGCATGTGGAGCGCCATACTATCATGGGGCGAGGGACCCCATTGTGAGCAGCAAGTGGTTGTCCAATGTTGCCAGCACCTTCCGTACCCGCCGCtatcccgagggggacaaggttagactagcTTCCTGCCTCCTGAAGGACAGGTCAGACCTTTTCGTTGACTTGTAAGTGAGTTTAATCCATTGGATCGACCTCATTAATTTGTTGTACAAATCGAGCTTCAAAATCGAACTTCTAAACCACAATAACATCTTCAGAATCAATCAATTGATTGACATCACAACAAAGTTGTAAATGTAATGAcataaatgagaaaaaaaaattaatgtcaAAATCGAAAGTTTATAGTATTATAGTGACTTTTTTGCAATTTGAAACTCGatatcaaaatcaaacttttgatAAACTTAATGACTTTATtacaattcatgaaaaatagataCTAAGAAAACAAGGAAAATCGGTCACTTTGTTGATATTGcaacaaaattgtaaatatagtgacataataattaagaaaaaaaataactttgtgtcaaaatcaaaattttgagatAATATAATGACTTTCTTGCAATTTGGCCTTTGGATAACATTAGTAGATAGATTTTTCATATCggaatgaaaaattaaatatcctccaacATTTTCTTCATAATTATCCCCATATACATATAAGATTATGACATGTGGATACTATAGATTCTCTTAATCCCACTTTTGATTTTGGCAATTGTGATCAAATGAGTAGGAAGATAAATAAGAAGAATATGTaagaaatatttaatttctcataaagaATATTATAATAAgaataaatgaaaaatacaatgtcATAGTAAAAAGTTAAAAAGGTACATTCCTATTTTTGCACATTTATGGGTGTGTGAGAGTGTTCTTCAAAATGACTTAATAAATTATTGGTTTTTTGAAAAGTCAATAAGTTCAAAAAATGTTTGGCAAACACTAACATTTTAGgcaaaaaatgactttttcaaAAAACCAGGAATtcttgacttttccaaaaagccAAAGAATTTCTAGTTTTTCCAAAAAGTCAATAAGTAGATTGAAAAGCACTCTCAAACACCCCCCTTAACCCTATTATTTGTTACCTACTCAAAATGCTTTCCAGTAAAAAAAAAAAGGGAGttgattcgtacacaacaatttttctccatacacaacacttagtgctttaaaatgttgtattgtacaactctataatgcatgaattgttgtgtatggcaaaaaaatgttgtgtacgaatcacttctcaaaaaaaaaatctcaGTCAAGAGGTCCACATTATGGATTTACTTGTAACAATTAAAAATCAACATCCAAACGAATTTAACATAAAACTTTGTAACCAAAATTCATAACCCCCAAAAGATAATATAACTATAAAGTGGTTATTTATGGaacaaaaaaaacaacaaatCTTGTCTTCCACTTAAACATAACATTTGGATGATCGATCGATTGTTGTATGTACAACTTTTCCCAAAGATATCTATATATACACCTCTGACTTACTTTGACCCAAATCTCCTCAACATAAGAAACGTTAGATCGTTACAACAAAATCTTTTTAATCGTGAAGTCTATAAGAACGTCTGTGACTCCTAACAAAGCTTTTGAGCGTTTTCAACCGCTTTAACGTAAAAGTATAATCGCCATAGTGTTATATTATCCTGCACCATAACCACATAATATGAGCAGCTGAGGAAGGCGAAACgaaacattccttataagggtATGGATACGTCTCCTTCAAAGACGCGCTTTAAAGTCATTAAagcgtcatctaaactccgtagTTAAACGTGCTTGGCAAAAGCAGGTCAGAACTCCATAGTTAGACGTGCTTGGGCAAAAACAATACAGTCGATTTGAAGGAGAACGGAGCATTCCTTATAAAAGTGTGTTTATACTTCCAAAACGTGTTTTAAATTCGTGAGGGTGCTAGATCCCATTAGAGCACCGACAATAAGAGTGCTgagttttttcattaaaaaaactgAAATGAATAAACTCATTATATCTACACTAGGAGAGTTTTTTCAATTTGCTTACTTATATATTGTTTGTATGAGTTGTCAATTTATAGTTggttgaactctctctctctctctctctctctctccaaattgAAACGAAAGTTTTCCTTCCATTTCTGTTCGCTTCATTCTTTTAATGAAACTCATGAACACCAATTTCTTTTACTTTCTTCACACTTCCATCAATTTCACTTTTTCCCTCATTATGTTGAACTCGTGTCGGTGGTTAAACAAGGTCACACAAGAGCAGACCAAATCTACATTCCCAATAGGAAGTCCTCATGACGGTTCGCCCAAAAACACGATATCCGGTAAGGATAGGGGGAGATATTCCTTACAATGGTGAGGGTGTGGTTCTAATTTCAAAACGTTTTTTTTATATTGGGCAATACTATGATGGGTGACCCCTAAGAAGTACTAACGTAGGGCTGCTCAAAGATGACAATATCTTGGTGCATGCGTTTGTGTTTGGGGATGACCATGTTATAAATATTACCATTTTTCTTCGAAGGAGTAGATATTATCATTTAAGTAAACATAAAACATGATTgtattacctcttgttgtagatCAACATCAATGTTATCACAAGATCGCTTTTCAGATGGCTTTCCCCGTTGTATAATTTCCGCAACACGATCCAAGTTTTTTGGAGGCAACTTTTCGATTAATTTTCGTAGCTTATGCTTTTCCAAAAGTGTCATGTGCCTGAATAAACCAaatttttcataaaatccaaatattaatatcaagtcttagaatgAACAAGTTTCTCTACCAAATCATAAATTGACACGACTAATTGCCATAACAGTTATTAAAATGGTTAACTAAAAgatataacatcctactttcatttcttcctattacatcaTTGTCCTTTAAAAAATCTCCCTAATTAGCAATGGCATCCAAATACAAACACTTAGAAgagttttcaaagtacaatgaaaGCTAAATGCTCTAAGAGCATCTTCAATGGTTAACTTATGCTAAGActaaaaacattattaaaatcaatataaaatttacatttcttatataaattgtcattatatataataaaatgaattaattagtaaacaaataacaataatttaaaacaaaaatatatttaaggAGTAAAATGAAATATTACTAAAGAATGAGGGCTTAGATATACTAAATGTAAAAGTATATTGACCACTCAATATATATTGGCTAGTCAATAAAGAAAGCAAGTAAGTTATCTCCTCTGATACCATTTAATAGATAAAAGTAAATAGTAATAAACTCAAAAAAAGCTCCCATTGGAGATGctctaataaacaaataaatgaaagtatgtagctatttcttgcacttaaaatcggtcaaaaaatcaaaaaacagaaaaaaataataataataattggaaCTCTATTGTATCTTAACTCATACTAAGACTTAAAGCCCTTTTTCCCAGTTTTATCCAAATATTTTCATTCTATTAAAGGTTATAACTCGTTGAAGATGAGGACAAATTTAATATTTGAACTTGACTTAAGTTTTTGAACTTATTAATTACTTTGGACTCATGGTATGATGATTGGTGAGTAAACTATTTCATTTAAACACTTGGAATATATATTTTTGATGGTTATTTACttattgagtaaattacacgaatggtccctaacttatttttttaactcggaaggtccctagtGTTTGTTTTTggtacgcgcttggtccctactgtttgtttttgttacgcgcttggtccctgtcttacctaaaaagactaccatttaaatagaaaaaatggtggggtaggtaaggtaaggtggcGGGGGTGGGGTtggaggtgtgtttatttaaataaattaaaaaatcaagggcaaaatagtctttttaggtaagatagggaccaagcgcgtaacaaaaacaaacagtaaggaccttccgagttaaaaaaataagttagggaccaaacatacaaattatcctaaaccatagggaccattcgtgtaatttgcccttacttattttgttaagatattggtcatatttaatttttataaaataatttttttaataatttaaggTCTTGCACCTTTTGCAGCCTTGGCTTATAAACTGAATAGCATATGATCTATCAACATATAAGCATTTGATAAGCTGACCATTTACTTTCAGCATTTCTTTAAAAAGACGTAAAAGCCCTCCATCAACAAATCAATGGCAaactgaaaaatgaaaatttacctGCAACTGGAAATGATAACATCAAGAAGCTCTTCAAGTTTATCCTCCATGCACCCAAGCTGTAAAAAAACACAAATTCATCATCAAATTAGCcaaaaataaatgtaaaaaataaaaaatcagaaCTTCAGAATTTTTTTTTCTACCATTGCAGATAATTCAGCAGAATGTTTCTCCATCTTTTCTACAACCTTAGGACCTCTGTTTACCAGAAGAACTTGCAAATCATCATTAACCTGAAAATGGGGGAAAGAGGGGCAAAAGGGTCAAATCAAAGTAGGAttctataatacacaaataaatgtcAGAATATCTACCTCTCCATTTTCTTTATCATCTCTAGAAGTTGATCCCAAAAACGACTCATTCATGTATTCATGAGAGGCATTTGCTTGTTTTAAACAATCACCACACAATGACTGAAAAAATGAAGGATTAAATTAACAACTAATAACCATAAATATCAGATAAGAACATGTGAAATATAAAAACTTCAATAACCTTGGATTCATTAGTGTTGCTTTTTTGGGTATTATTGTCCGTTTCAGAAAACTTTGCACATTCCTTATTCTGACAGGACTTATCTGATATACCCATACCCTTTTGTTCATTTGGTGTTCCCTGtatatttcaaaatattcagACAGAGGAATTGGTAAGATTGAAATAAGATAGAGTTAATGTCACATAATGGCCAAATAAGTCATTAAAACAATAATTTTGTCTCATCTTTAGCCACGTGATACGATAAAAGATCTATGCTCTTCACAAATAAAAGGAAACTTTGTGATTCATGATATAATTTTAACTCTCACAATTCGGAATCTTAGCTACTAAAAACTGATAAGTTTAAGATACAAACATGGCAATGTGATATAAGAAACTATAAATGAAAATATAATTGTTTCCACAAACGCCCAAGTTCATTAATGATTCAACCACTTAATATACCAATTCGGtaacttttcctttttccaatatAGTTGATTAGTAATGCTTATAGAATAGTGATAGAGTAAAACAAAACATGTGTAAAGTCAAAGACAAAGAAGATGAAACCTTAAGTCTCTTTGGTGCATGATTTTCAGTCACAACTTCACAGTTTGAATCTTGAAATCTTGCACAGGTCTTTGTAGGTCCCATAAGAGCTCTTAACCGATGCATTGAAAAAACAGGGCCCAACATCTGCTTTCAAATTTTATGTAAGCAATCAAGTGATGGTGTAACACTTCATGAAAAAGTTATAAACTCGCCCAATAACATCTAGATCAAATTAAAACCATGGTGGAAAGTTATTTGAGACATATAACATACCTCATCTACTTCCTTTGTGAGGGTAACAACACTTTGGCGTAGCATTGACATCAATCTTGCTTTCTCAACACCTGAGAGCCCATCTCCTACAGCATTAGAAAACAAGGAACCAAGGCCAGCAGGAGAAGTTTTCTCGTTAGATGCGATGCTCTTATTTGCTTCTGTTCCAACTAATCGAGAAGAAGAAGGTGAGAAATCATCTCCGGAGAGCAGCTCTGATACACCGCGAATGTAGTATTGGAATAAGTCCGGCCCGATATTTGAATCATCTGAGGTATTCATGTCCCTTGAGATTTCTGACATGATCCGGATTCACCACCGGCAATGACTTTTTGTTTTCGTTTTCGATTCTTCTACTACAATTAACATGGAACACGAGCAGGGATGTTAATTGCTTGGATGAAATTACGGAGCCATGGAATCCAACCAATAAGAAAACGCATGAAACTTCAATTTGAGATACTTACAGATCTTACGATGGAACAATAATGATAGCAAAACGACGTTTGAGGAACCGAAATATAAACCCTAgacctaaccctaaacccttgAAATTCAATAATGATAACAAAACGAACCTTGAGAAACCGAGAtgaaacttctagggtttccaaccgggGACGTTCATCGTCGGTTCTGCATTTGTTGATTCCTTCTCCGAATTGAGGCTCGGCGAATAACAGGATGATCTGAGATTTCACGGGCTCTTTCGAGGCTTCACTCGATTGAAATGGTGATTGATTTCTCTGATCATCTGGTTCGTAAATCAAATCTAATCGGATTGTTAACTGCTCGTGGATGATGTATCAAATTGTAACGTTTAAATTTTTCCACCATGACATTAGCAGAATAGCAATAGCAATAGTCAGGTCCTTTTAGGGGTGCGTGAAGCAAGGGTGTTTGTGTATCCAAAACTAGCATCACGTATAGGTCACTTGAtcactcttttttttttcctatctcttttttataaatttataattttttttggtatGTTGTATATTTTATATTAGGATGGAGAGAGTGGTGCCACAAGAACCACACTTCCTCCTTGACACGTAGGAGCCACATCATTTTTACCACATAAAGTGTGGTTCTCCAACAATCCCACTTAGTGGAAACCATGATTGAGAAAGAGAGAGGTGACAgaaaagagaagagagagaaaaacacataaataaagagagagaataAAGGGGGTTGCAACAGTTTTTGGGAGAGGTGCGGTTAAACTGCAGAGGGGGGTGGTGTTCCTGCTTATGTGGCATTGAGTGCGGCCTAAACCGCACTTCACTCCCTTAAGCcttaggtgtgagactcatgtattatatgaatttgtttaaaaaaaagtaaatacAAAATTTTAAACATTTGATAAGTTGAATTTATACGAAAagtgaaaaatattgaattataaaaattaaagtatttttttcttttaaatttaaacaaatagataaataaataaagaaaattaataaatctttaatttaataatttgaaattaaaaagaaagttcattaattaaattgatatgcatttattattgtatttaaatactatatggaatttaataaaataaaaaaaaccataaaatgacatgtggaataaaaattaatttaaaataaccacaaaattacatatgacaaaataaatgagaatgtgacatgtggcaaaaatatctttatttattagggatgaCTAGATTATCATTGGTGTTAAACGggaaaacataaattaaatacatatcaTATTAAAAGGTGTGGTTTTAGGTGGAATTTTAATAAAAAGATGTTAGTTAGATtcattttttgagtttttgaaccaagcttattaaataaaaatatttaattatattagagcaatttgattattttttaatatagtaACTTTTAACATCAATGATCCGCGTGATCTTTGTTTACGACTCATTGATTAAAACATGTTGTTTAGTAGCTTTATAAATTGATTTTGTTCGGTGTACCAATCCCCATGAAGGCTCACATAGCTCTTTTCATATTGGCCATATAAAACCAAAAGCAACAATAAGTTATTATATGTACCAGCAACGTTAACTTCTATTAAGAAATTCGATAAAGATTACATTTAAAGTGcattgtcataaccataaacatcaaattcaaacATTGTAATTTGGTTAATTTCTAAGTAGTTTTTCCTTAATCATCAGGTTGCGGAAACATGAGTGGATGCACTGCGATCAAGTCAGACTCATCCCtttcgaactagaagtacctgaaaccataaccatagaaaccataagcacaaagcttagttagttacccaaaatactacataccatacatataaccaTATAATGAGCCCCGCCTGACATCGATCCCCGCTCGGAACAGATCTGTCAGTCATCAGACCCCGCCTGACATCGGTCCCCGCacggtatacatacaaacacataaatacatgcatgaatcacaaagataaataacatacaatataatcatcaggcctgatgtgtgtaaaacgaactagttttaatcctaacaaactcAAATGTAAACAAACACAcgcaggcagtgtacctatcgatagtagtttagtttaagcaagtagggtatcgaacacagggaactgtaacaatcaaattaagtactagtattacctaattaaaaacaattaataaaagaggggggttttctctagttttgctcacacattgatttacatattttatagttaaccctagtttcatattcactattcctaggcatacaatcttatattcataaaactatatgaatcaagtaatcaagaagatattcatgcaactcaatcacttatttgctaactaaaaacatttattatCAATTCATAAGGATCTataacaagcttaacaagatgaataaccaaattaatatcaattcaaccactcaatcaaaccatgttcataagattatctcatccaaacagaagtaaaaagcttttagctcatatctacagcaagtaataacctaaaatcaaaatctaatgattcaaacatggttcaaaacaaagattaagaaaagaagaatgattatttgcctttgattctctttGAAATTGTTTCTTAGGTTGCAATCTCGAAAAtagcagctccaagaacccttctgATCTTCAAAAATCGTAGCTAGCCTCCACAAAAATTTAGGGTTCGGGCCTATAAGTTATCtatttatagtttccaaaaatcgacccaactcgtcgagtttttgagAATAACTCAACGAGTTTCTTTAATAATTCGCGCGTTTAGCGTATACAGCAAGGCATCCTTAaatctagaatattctaataaactcgtcgagtttatgctaaaaactcgtcgagtttcttcttTTTATTTAGCTTCTTCCTTTAATCCTTgatctccaagcttccaatcactcaatcctcttcctttttcatccaagcatgtcttttattgctgaaactgaaatattaagctaattaagtaccttttgtccataaaatgatataaaatcaacaataattaataagataatgaatgatgtctatgactaaataagcccatatcaaggccccacccgacattgggccccgcccggtaaacatatcataaaacatacatgcagagtcacacagacaactagcatcctaatcataataaactatgggttggcattggtgccttcggcctgttaaacacagtgaggaaactcacctcaatccaAGATAACCGGACACGCGAGCTGCTACTACCGGAATCTTCACACTGAATATAATCAAATTATCCCTAATAAATAATTACGATAAATTCCCAAAATCCAAGGCCCGAACAATATTCTGTcttcctaaagggtaaaagaccattttacccttcccataaCTGGTCCAAAAACTCATGGCCCAACTcccaaaaggcccaaaatgagTTTCTTGGGAGTACGTCCTGCGTATTGTTCTCTAATACACAATGTACAAGTCACGAAGCCTGATCTATGCATTACGTTGAGCATACTcctacgtacgcccaacgtactcgtaaGAGGGACAAAAATTCTTATCAAGCACTTAATGCTGAAGACCAAACATATAAACTCAAATCTAACCTCTAGATaaggtcttaaaccataaagttgttaactttactcctttgcatgccttaatgggacccaaaacaCATTTT includes:
- the LOC111904744 gene encoding uncharacterized protein LOC111904744 isoform X3 is translated as MSEISRDMNTSDDSNIGPDLFQYYIRGVSELLSGDDFSPSSSRLVGTEANKSIASNEKTSPAGLGSLFSNAVGDGLSGVEKARLMSMLRQSVVTLTKEVDEMLGPVFSMHRLRALMGPTKTCARFQDSNCEVVTENHAPKRLKGTPNEQKGMGISDKSCQNKECAKFSETDNNTQKSNTNESKSLCGDCLKQANASHEYMNESFLGSTSRDDKENGEVNDDLQVLLVNRGPKVVEKMEKHSAELSAMLGCMEDKLEELLDVIISSCRHMTLLEKHKLRKLIEKLPPKNLDRVAEIIQRGKPSEKRSCDNIDVDLQQEDNITLWRLYFYVKAVENAQKLC
- the LOC111904744 gene encoding uncharacterized protein LOC111904744 isoform X2, with amino-acid sequence MSEISRDMNTSDDSNIGPDLFQYYIRGVSELLSGDDFSPSSSRLVGTEANKSIASNEKTSPAGLGSLFSNAVGDGLSGVEKARLMSMLRQSVVTLTKEVDEMLGPVFSMHRLRALMGPTKTCARFQDSNCEVVTENHAPKRLKGTPNEQKGMGISDKSCQNKECAKFSETDNNTQKSNTNESKSLCGDCLKQANASHEYMNESFLGSTSRDDKENGEVNDDLQVLLVNRGPKVVEKMEKHSAELSAMLGCMEDKLEELLDVIISSCRHMTLLEKHKLRKLIEKLPPKNLDRVAEIIQRGKPSEKRSCDNIDVDLQQEVTDKRKGNTKYVRMFCLLNYQTIYVWICNVKTMYLM
- the LOC111904744 gene encoding uncharacterized protein LOC111904744 isoform X1, producing the protein MSEISRDMNTSDDSNIGPDLFQYYIRGVSELLSGDDFSPSSSRLVGTEANKSIASNEKTSPAGLGSLFSNAVGDGLSGVEKARLMSMLRQSVVTLTKEVDEMLGPVFSMHRLRALMGPTKTCARFQDSNCEVVTENHAPKRLKGTPNEQKGMGISDKSCQNKECAKFSETDNNTQKSNTNESKSLCGDCLKQANASHEYMNESFLGSTSRDDKENGEVNDDLQVLLVNRGPKVVEKMEKHSAELSAMLGCMEDKLEELLDVIISSCRHMTLLEKHKLRKLIEKLPPKNLDRVAEIIQRGKPSEKRSCDNIDVDLQQEMKKKRKIVRGGGNFVRGRDIDVGVRRCRCRWRPWRTW